One genomic window of Misgurnus anguillicaudatus chromosome 12, ASM2758022v2, whole genome shotgun sequence includes the following:
- the apc gene encoding adenomatous polyposis coli protein isoform X1 yields the protein MAAASYDQLLKQVEALKMENSNLRQELEDNSNHLNKLETEASNMKEVLKQLQGNIEEDSQDSQAQMDFLERIKEMSLDPGTFSGVKLRSKTSLQGSGSAHSTDSSPSPSPMSSFSRRGVTGGTRDSAGYLEELEKERSLLVAELEKEEKEKDWYYAQLQNLTKRIDSLPLTENFSLQTDMTRRQLEYEARQIRAAMEQQLGTCQDMEKRAQVRVARIQQIEKDMLRIRTRLPTQSADSEVKHEPVTQTEGAHASGDPASAVCSQGSSSRLDHDSVSEMSSAGSYSVPRRLTSHLGTKVEMVYSLLSMLGTHDKDDMSRTLLAMSSSQDSCIAMRQSGCLPLLIQLLHGNDKDSVLLGNSRGSKEARARASAALHNIIHSQPDDKRGRREIRVLHLLEQIRAYCETCWEWQESHERGVDQDKNPMPSPVEHQICPAVCVLMKLSFDEEHRHAMNELGGLQAIGELLQVDCEIYGLTNDHYSVTLRRYAGMALTNLTFGDVANKATLCSMKGCMRAMVAQLKSESEDLQQVIASVLRNLSWRADVNSKKILREVGSVRALMECALEVQKESTLKSVLSALWNLSAHCTENKADICSVPGALAFLVSTLTYRSQTNTLAIIESGGGILRNVSSLIATNEEHRQILRENSCLQTLLQHLKSHSLTIVSNACGTLWNLSARNAKDQESLWDMGAVAMLKNLIHSKHKMIAMGSAAALRNLMANRPIKYKDANIMSPGSSLPSLHVRKQKALFEELDAQHLSETFDNIDNLSPKASHRAKPRLKHNVYGDYDGVCRSDGYSPNGVGVRTPYMNIPVLSSPSSRDRGNAESGRAERDRSLDRERRGFHSDAEPAKRMMQLPTTAAQIAVVMEEVQSMHLSMDDRTTGSTSDSHVVQDDMMRRPTAVHGHQNLYSYKTDPSGRPCPIPKLESRASNDSLNSVNSTDGYGKRGQMKPSVVDSYSEDDEGKCCVYRKYPADLAHKIHNANHMEDDNGDLDTPINYSLKYSDEQLNSGQQSPSQNERWARPKLTDGEMKRSDQKPPRSQSPGYPMYTEGSSEGEDKLKKFQPRFAQQGMSGFRPRGSSEQINSGSGHGLNKKISQTLCAVDDYADDKPTNYSERYSEEEQLDDQPASYGLKYNEDRHIEQPIDYSLKYPDASSKKALFSHSKPSSAQSSVKDHLSQDSSSSVASIKNQGRQKQLHPSSAQSRSGPTRAVQKNPACKPSTINPETVQTYCVEDTPICFSRGSSLSSLSSEEDEMESCKRNVGSSNNYSNMPISDKDATSGITQDHRTNESQSSVHYVRMKPPRHQGTHLGHGDGSRHHKTVEFSSGAKSPSKSGAQTPKSPPEHDVQETPLMFSRCTSVSSLESFESHSIASSVQSEPCSGMVSGIISPSDLPDSPGQTMPPSRSKTPPPPPPRSTSVKQKVTVPPHSDKQNLAPRHAVVNAAVQKVQVLPDNDTLLHFATESTPDGFSCASSLSALSLDEPFIQKDIEMKIMPPVHEDDHSIETELEKEDTKEPNVQEKPPSASEVGNDLLDDSDDDDDIEILEACINSAMPTKSSRKPKKQSPSSTSRIPPPVARKPSQLPVYKLLPSQSRGQQQKHVTLTHGEDIPRIYCVEGTPINFSTATSLSDLTIDSPPNELASMESSAPHAEGSGQRRDTLPEGKSAENTDMGVLPSTISAVGENEGDDILAECINSAMPKSKIHKPFRVQKMSDQTQHPSTATGNLVQQDLEKKKPTSPVKPMPQSSEYRARMLKRPEGPHNLPEAVSYPDKNKETKKHEPKVASKEFADKPANAEERPRPGFAFDSPHHYTPIEGTPYCFSRNDSLSSLDFEDDDIDLSKEKAELRKDKEQRKVPPLKCSAEQPVNANRVPVFQTAPAKPIQKQDSFSQASKDNTVALCDEKQKFSIEDTPVCFSRNSSLSSLSDIDQENNNKDCSHKDDVTQMEVPRPQASGYAPKAFHVEDTPVCFSRNSSLSSLSIDSEDDLLQECISSAMPKKKKQPPRSKMDEAEVKEDKSMMADGILAEEPDLVLDLTDTHSPISEQALSPDSESFDWKAIQEGANSIVSSLHQAAASLSRQGSSDSDSVLSLKSGISIGSPFHLPLNQDDNKPAANKGPRILKPGEKSTSEVKKNEEETAKSLKGGKKVYKSLITGKPRPSLESMSSQHRQAPAPVISRGRTMIHVPGVRSSSPSTSPVPKKPPPRGQMTKPPSQAPGAGNSQRNIKVPASSEPSPARDPPSAPGGSSKGSSRSGSRDSTPSRPVQQSLTRPMQSPGRASVSPGRNGLTPSNKLSQLPRTASPSAASSKSSGSGRMTYTSPGRQLGQQTPTKQSGLPRSTSGIPRSESASKSLNQCGATGPSKKAELSRMSSTKSSGSESDRSEKPGLVRQSTFIKEAPSPTLKRKLEESASFESLSPSSPSQSQTPVSSPSLPDMSLSLPYQASGLRKSPNGQNSVENGDGKSLRRHDISRSQSESPSRLPINKTGTWKRENSKHSSSLPRVGTWKRTGSSSSILSASSESSEKGRSEDERQLLNPPQKSGKEGGLERKGTWRKMKESEIAPSMTLDLPEPSNDAAFSMGAAMSRTEDVWVRIEDCPINNPRSSKSPTANTPPVIDSQTSKGFLFDRDSKQTPANETTPMGHVGSETNLNLLRSTESLDKRVTDIKPTPSNPNISTEVHEFPVAERTPFSSSNSSKHSSPSGAVAARVSPFNYTPSPRKSSVDSAIPRPSQIPTPITSNVKKRDTKGDTTESGSYIVTSV from the exons ATGGCTGCAGCGTCGTATGACCAGCTGCTGAAGCAAGTGGAGGCGTTGAAGATGGAGAACTCCAATCTGAGACAAGAACTTGAGGACAACTCCAACCATCTCAACAAACTGGAGACAGAGGCATCTAATATGAAG gaGGTTTTGAAGCAGCTACAAGGAAACATTGAGGAAGACTCACAAGATTCCCAAGCACAAATGGATTTTTTGGAAAGAATTAAAG AAATGAGTCTTGATCCCGGCACTTTCTCTGGTGTGAAGCTGAGGTCCAAGACCTCTCTGCAGGGCTCTGGTTCGGCTCATTCGACCGACAGCAGCCCCAGTCCCAGTCCCATGAGCTCCTTCTCCAGGAGAGGGGTAACCGGCGGGACCAGAGACAGCGCTGGGTATCTGGAGGAGCTGGAGAAAGAACG GTCTTTATTGGTGGCTGAGTTGGAAAAGGAAGAGAAGGAGAAAGATTGGTATTATGCTCAGTTACAAAACCTCACCAAACGGATTGACAGTCTGCCACTCACTGAGAAT TTTTCTCTGCAGACCGACATGACTCGCAGACAGCTGGAATATGAGGCCCGTCAGATCAGAGCCGCCATGGAGCAACAGCTGGGCACGTGCCAGGACATGGAGAAACGGGCACAG GTGCGTGTCGCACGGATACAACAGATTGAAAAAGACATGCTGAGGATTCGGACGCGTTTACCGACTCAGTCGGCGGACTCGGAG GTCAAGCATGAACCTGTGACCCAGACCGAAGGCGCCCATGCATCAGGAGATCCCGCCAGTGCTGTTTGCTCTCAG GGCTCCAGTTCTCGGCTCGATCATGACTCGGTCAGCGAGATGAGCAGCGCTGGAAGTTACTCAGTCCCGCGTCGACTCACAAGTCATCTTGGCACTAAA GTGGAAATGGTGTATTCTCTTCTGTCCATGCTGGGGACTCATGATAAAGATGACATGTCTCGAACCCTCCTGGCCATGTCGAGCTCTCAGGACAGTTGCATTGCCATGCGCCAATCCGGTTGCTTGCCGCTGCTCATTCAGCTTCTCCATGGCAACGACAAGGATTCGGTGTTGCTCGGGAATTCTCGCGGCAGTAAAGAGGCCCGGGCGAGGGCCAGCGCCGCCCTGCATAACATTATCCATTCACAGCCCGACGACAAACGAGGGCGGCGTGAGATCCGGGTGCTCCACCTGCTGGAACAGATTCGGGCTTACTGTGAGACCTGCTGGGAGTGGCAGGAGAGCCACGAGAGAGGTGTGGACCAGGACAAAAATCCAA tgCCCTCTCCTGTCGAGCATCAGATCTGTCCAGCGGTTTGTGTTCTGATGAAACTGTCCTTTGATGAAGAGCACAGACATGCAATGAATGAACTTG GAGGCCTTCAGGCAATCGGGGAGCTTCTGCAGGTCGACTGTGAGATCTACGGCCTGACCAATGATCACTACAGTGTTACCCTCAGACGATATGCTGGGATGGCTTTAACTAATTTAACCTTTGGTGATGTTGCTAACAAG GCTACACTTTGTTCAATGAAAGGTTGCATGAGGGCCATGGTAGCACAACTGAAGTCAGAAAGCGAAGACCTACAGCAG GTCATTGCCAGTGTTTTGAGAAACCTGTCATGGCGAGCTGATGTAAACAGCAAGAAAATATTACGGGAGGTTGGAAGTGTTCGAGCTCTAATGGAGTGTGCCTTAGAGGTTCAGAAG GAATCCACATTAAAAAGTGTCCTGAGTGCCCTTTGGAACCTGTCAGCACATTGCACTGAAAACAAAGCTGATATCTGCTCCGTTCCTGGGGCTTTGGCCTTTTTAGTGAGCACTCTAACATACAGAAGCCAAACCAACACCCTTGCCATTATAGAAAGTGGGGGTGGCATTTTAAGAAACGTATCAAGCCTCATCGCCACGAATGAAGAGCACAG GCAAATATTGAGAGAAAACAGTTGTCTACAGACCCTTCTTCAGCACCTCAAATCACACAGTCTGACAATAGTGAGCAATGCCTGTGGAACGCTGTGGAACCTCTCTGCTAGGAACGCAAAGGATCAGGAGTCATTATGGGACATGGGAGCAGTTGCCATGCTGAAGAACCTCATTCACTCCAAGCACAAGATGATAGCTATGGGAAGTGCAGCCGCGTTGAGGAACCTCATGGCCAATCGACCTATCAAATATAAGGATGCCAACATAATGTCCCCCGGGTCCAGTTTACCGTCCCTCCATGTTAGAAAGCAGAAAGCACTATTTGAAGAACTAGATGCACAGCATCTCTCTGAAACCTTTGATAACATTGACAATTTGAGCCCCAAGGCATCTCATAGGGCCAAGCCCAGACTTAAGCATAACGTTTACGGTGATTATGATGGTGTGTGTCGATCAGACGGTTACAGTCCTAATGGAGTCGGAGTTCGCACACCTTACATGAACATCCCAGTGCTCTCTAGCCCATCTTCTCGGGACAGAGGAAACGCAGAAAGCGGCCGAGCCGAAAGAGACAGAAGTTTAGATCGGGAACGAAGGGGATTTCATTCTGATGCTGAGCCTGCAAAGCGAATGATGCAGCTTCCTACAACAGCCGCTCAGATTGCAGTAGTTATGGAGGAAGTCCAAAGTATGCACTTAAGTATGGATGATAGAACAACAGGTTCCACATCGGACTCTCACGTAGTTCAAGACGACATGATGAGACGGCCGACTGCCGTTCATGGTCACCAAAACCTTTACAGCTACAAAACTGACCCGTCTGGTAGACCGTGCCCAATTCCCAAACTGGAGAGCAGAGCATCTAATGACAGTCTGAATAGTGTAAACAGCACCGATGGCTACGGTAAGAGGGGTCAAATGAAGCCATCGGTGGTGGACTCCTACTCAGAAGACGATGAAGGCAAATGCTGCGTCTACAGAAAATATCCTGCGGATCTTGCCCACAAGATACACAATGCAAATCACATGGAAGATGACAATGGCGATCTGGACACACCTATTAACTACAGCTTGAAGTATTCAGATGAACAGCTGAACTCTGGTCAACAAAGCCCAAGCCAGAATGAAAGATGGGCAAGGCCTAAGCTCACGGATGGTGAAATGAAAAGATCTGATCAGAAACCACCTAGATCCCAAAGTCCAGGATACCCCATGTACACTGAAGGCAGTAGTGAAGGAGAAGACAAACTGAAAAAGTTTCAGCCTAGGTTTGCTCAACAGGGCATGTCTGGATTTAGGCCAAGGGGCTCAAGTGAACAAATAAACAGTGGCTCCGGTCATGGGCTTAACAAAAAGATTTCGCAAACGCTGTGTGCTGTTGATGATTATGCAGATGACAAACCGACTAACTACAGTGAGCGATATTCAGAAGAAGAACAGCTTGATGATCAACCTGCAAGTTACGGTCTGAAATACAATGAGGATCGCCATATAGAACAGCCTATTGATTACAGTTTAAAATATCCTGATGCTTCCTCCAAAAAGGCCTTATTTAGTCATTCAAAGCCATCGTCTGCCCAAAGCTCTGTTAAAGACCATTTAAGCCAGGATAGTTCCTCCTCTGTGGCATCTATAAAGAATCAGGGAAGGCAAAAGCAGCTCCACCCATCATCTGCTCAAAGCAGATCAGGACCAACTAGAGCAGTTCAGAAGAACCCAGCCTGCAAGCCTTCCACAATAAATCCAGAGACAGTACAGACATATTGTGTGGAAGACACTCCCATATGTTTCTCACGTGGTAGCTCTTTATCATCTTTGTCCTCTGAGGAAGATGAAATGGAGAGCTGCAAGCGTAACGTCGGTTCGTCTAATAACTATTCAAATATGCCTATATCAGATAAAGATGCCACAAGTGGCATTACACAAGACCACCGGACAAATGAGAGCCAGTCATCAGTGCATTATGTCCGCATGAAGCCACCACGACATCAAGGAACACACTTGGGACATGGAGATGGTTCTAGGCATCACAAAACGGTGGAATTTTCATCCGGTGCTAAATCTCCATCCAAAAGCGGTGCCCAAACACCAAAAAGTCCTCCTGAACATGACGTACAAGAGACTCCTCTCATGTTTAGTAGATGTACTTCTGTCAGCTCACTTGAAAGTTTTGAAAGCCACTCCATTGCAAGTTCTGTGCAGAGTGAGCCGTGCAGTGGGATGGTCAGTGGAATTATCAGCCCGAGTGATCTGCCCGATAGTCCCGGACAAACAATGCCTCCGAGTCGTAGCAAGACACCACCACCTCCACCACCACGATCCACATCGGTAAAGCAAAAGGTTACAGTCCCACCCCACTCTGATAAACAGAATTTGGCTCCAAGGCATGCAGTTGTCAATGCAGCCGTGCAGAAAGTGCAGGTTCTTCCAGATAATGATACTCTTCTACACTTTGCCACAGAAAGCACTCCAGATGGCTTTTCTTGTGCTTCAAGCCTTAGTGCACTGAGTTTAGATGAACCATTCATCCAGAAAGACATTGAGATGAAAATAATGCCTCCAGTTCATGAAGATGACCACAGTATCGAGACAGAGCTTGAGAAAGAGGACACTAAAGAGCCCAACGTTCAGGAGAAACCACCATCAGCATCTGAAGTTGGAAATGATCTCTTAGATGAttcagatgatgatgatgacataGAGATTCTAGAGGCCTGTATTAATTCAGCAATGCCAACAAAATCATCACGGAAACCGAAAAAGCAGTCGCCTTCGAGCACCTCAAGAATCCCCCCGCCTGTGGCTCGTAAACCAAGTCAGCTCCCTGTATATAAATTGTTACCGTCACAAAGCAGAGGGCAACAGCAAAAACATGTGACCCTAACCCATGGTGAGGACATACCACGTATATACTGTGTTGAGGGAACACCCATTAACTTTTCCACAGCAACATCTCTCAGTGATCTCACTATTGATTCACCCCCAAATGAGTTGGCAAGTATGGAAAGTTCAGCTCCCCATGCGGAAGGATCTGGACAAAGACGAGACACTTTACCAGAGGGAAAAAGTGCAGAGAATACAGATATGGGCGTGTTACCTTCCACAATATCGGCTGTGGGTGAGAATGAAGGAGATGATATTCTTGCAGAGTGCATCAATTCAGCAATGCCCAAAAGCAAAATTCATAAGCCGTTTAGGGTGCAGAAAATGTCTGATCAGACTCAGCATCCATCTACCGCCACTGGCAATCTGGTTCAGCAAGACCTGGAAAAGAAAAAGCCAACCTCTCCTGTAAAGCCTATGCCACAAAGCAGCGAGTACAGAGCAAGGATGCTTAAACGGCCAGAGGGTCCCCATAACTTACCAGAAGCGGTTTCATACCCAGATAAAAACAAAGAAACCAAAAAGCATGAGCCCAAAGTAGCATCAAAAGAGTTTGCTGATAAGCCTGCTAATGCTGAGGAGAGACCACGTCCCGGGTTTGCTTTTGATTCTCCGCATCATTACACACCAATTGAGGGCACACCTTATTGCTTCTCTCGCAATGATTCGCTTAGCTCCCTTGACTTTGAGGATGATGACATTGACTTATCTAAGGAAAAAGCAGAGCTGCGCAAAGATAAAGAGCAAAGAAAAGTTCCACCTTTGAAGTGCAGTGCAGAACAGCCAGTAAACGCCAACAGAGTGCCAGTATTTCAAACAGCTCCAGCAAAACCAATTCAAAAACAAGATAGTTTTTCACAAGCATCCAAAGATAATACAGTAGCACTGTGTGATGAGAAACAGAAGTTTTCAATTGAAGACACACCAGTGTGTTTCTCAAGAAACTCATCGCTTAGTTCACTTAGCGATATTGACcaagaaaacaacaacaaagacTGCTCGCATAAAGATGATGTAACCCAGATGGAAGTACCCAGACCGCAAGCCTCTGGTTATGCACCAAAAGCCTTTCATGTGGAGGACACTCCTGTGTGTTTCTCTAGGAATAGTTCTTTAAGCTCTCTCAGTATTGATTCTGAAGATGATCTTCTACAAGAATGCATAAGTTCGGCAATGCCAAAGAAAAAGAAACAACCACCAAGAAGCAAGATGGATGAAGCTGAAGTTAAGGAAGATAAAAGCATGATGGCCGATGGCATTTTAGCAGAGGAACCAGATCTTGTATTAGAcctcacagacacacacagtcCTATTTCGGAGCAAGCATTATCACCAGACTCCGAATCATTTGATTGGAAAGCCATTCAAGAGGGTGCAAACTCTATTGTTAGCAGTCTACATCAGGCTGCAGCCAGTCTCTCCAGACAAGGGTCTTCTGATTCGGATTCAGTTCTTTCCCTCAAATCTGGCATCTCCATTGGGTCACCTTTTCACCTTCCATTAAACCAAGATGACAACAAGCCTGCTGCAAACAAAGGGCCAAGAATATTAAAACCTGGTGAAAAAAGCACTTCAGAGGTAAAAAAGAATGAGGAGGAAACTGCCAAGAGCCTGAAAGGTGGGAAAAAGGTATATAAAAGTCTAATAACAGGAAAACCCCGTCCCAGTCTTGAAAGCATGTCTTCTCAGCACAGGCAAGCTCCAGCACCCGTGATATCCAGGGGGAGAACAATGATTCATGTTCCTGGTGTGAGAAGCAGTTCTCCTAGCACCAGTCCGGTTCCTAAAAAACCACCTCCACGTGGTCAAATGACAAAACCACCCTCCCAGGCACCAGGTGCTGGAAACTCTCAGAGAAACATAAAAGTGCCAGCAAGTTCTGAACCTAGTCCTGCCAGGGATCCACCATCTGCTCCAGGAGGATCAAGTAAAGGCTCCTCTCGATCAGGGTCTAGAGACTCTACACCTTCTAGACCGGTTCAGCAATCACTAACAAGGCCGATGCAGTCTCCTGGTCGCGCCTCAGTCTCACCGGGTAGAAACGGTCTGACCCCATCAAACAAATTATCCCAACTGCCTCGCACTGCATCTCCCAGCGCTGCTTCATCAAAATCATCAGGATCTGGCCGCATGACTTACACTTCGCCAGGAAGGCAGTTAGGACAACAGACACCAACAAAGCAGAGTGGTTTGCCAAGAAGCACCAGTGGGATTCCTAGAAGTGAATCTGCCTCAAAAAGTCTAAACCAGTGTGGAGCCACAGGCCCTTCAAAAAAGGCAGAATTGTCCCGAATGTCATCGACAAAGTCTAGTGGGAGCGAGTCGGATCGGTCTGAGAAACCTGGGCTCGTTCGTCAGTCGACATTTATTAAAGAAGCCCCAAGTCCAACACTAAAAAGGAAATTAGAGGAGTCCGCCTCCTTTGAGTCACTATCTCCATCCTCCCCAAGCCAATCCCAGACTCCAGTATCTAGTCCATCCTTACCAGATATGTCACTCTCTTTACCGTACCAGGCGAGTGGTTTGAGAAAGTCCCCCAACGGTCAGAATTCCGTTGAGAATGGTGATGGTAAGTCACTTCGAAGACATGACATCTCCCGATCCCAATCGGAAAGTCCGTCCAGGCTCCCAATCAACAAGACTGGAACGTGGAAGAGGGAGAACAGCAAACATTCGTCATCTCTCCCAAGAGTCGGCACTTGGAAAAGAACGGGTAGCAGCTCATCGATTCTCTCTGCATCTTCAGAGTCCAGTGAAAAGGGGAGAAGTGAGGATGAGAGGCAACTCCTCAATCCTCCTCAGAAATCTGGCAAAGAGGGAGGGCTAGAACGGAAGGGAACATGgagaaaaatgaaagaaagtGAAATTGCACCTTCTATGACATTAGACCTACCAGAACCATCTAATGATGCTGCTTTCTCCATGGGCGCTGCTATGTCCAGAACTGAAGATGTCTGGGTAAGAATTGAAGACTGCCCCATAAACAATCCAAGGTCTAGTAAATCTCCCACAGCAAACACACCTCCTGTTATTGATAGCCAGACAAGCAAGGGGTTTCTTTTTGACAGAGACTCAAAACAGACTCCAGCAAATGAGACTACACCAATGGGCCACGTGGGTTCAGAAACCAATCTGAATTTGCTCAGGAGTACAGAGTCCCTTGATAAGAGAGTCACAGATATCAAGCCCACACCGAGTAATCCAAACATTAGCACGGAGGTTCATGAATTCCCAGTAGCTGAACGCACGCCTTTTAGCTCGAGTAATTCGAGCAAACACAGCTCCCCTAGTGGTGCTGTAGCTGCTAGGGTCAGTCCTTTTAATTACACACCAAGCCCCAGAAAGAGCAGTGTTGACAGCGCAATACCTAGACCATCTCAGATCCCTACACCTATTACGAGCAATGTGAAGAAGAGAGACACTAAAGGGGACACGACTGAAAGTGGATCCTACATTGTCACCTCTGTGTAA